The Candidatus Angelobacter sp. genome window below encodes:
- the proC gene encoding pyrroline-5-carboxylate reductase — translation MSAKPNIGFLGAGKMASALAKGFIYAKIANADQIVASDPIDAARSTFAEETRAKVTHSNIDVVKAANVLLLAVKPDHVVGVLKEIRGSLTEKHLLISIAAGVTLAKLEGGLGEGARVIRVMPNTPALVGSSATAYALGRNATAEDGRLVQKLFSSVGLAFQLKESLLDAVTGLSGSGPAYVYTIIEAFSDGGVASGLPRDVATRLAAQTVLGSAKMVLETGQHPGALKDMVASPGGTTIEGLHELEKGGLRAALMNAVRAATEKSKKLGQG, via the coding sequence ATGTCTGCCAAACCCAACATTGGCTTTCTTGGCGCGGGTAAAATGGCTTCCGCTTTGGCCAAAGGATTCATTTACGCGAAAATCGCCAACGCGGACCAGATCGTGGCGAGCGATCCAATCGACGCGGCCCGTTCGACGTTTGCTGAAGAGACACGCGCGAAAGTAACACATTCCAATATCGATGTGGTCAAAGCGGCAAATGTGCTTCTGCTGGCTGTAAAGCCCGACCACGTTGTCGGAGTCCTCAAGGAAATCCGGGGTTCGTTGACCGAGAAGCATCTACTTATTTCCATCGCGGCGGGGGTGACGCTGGCGAAACTGGAGGGAGGACTGGGTGAGGGGGCGAGAGTCATACGCGTGATGCCAAACACGCCGGCGCTGGTCGGGTCTTCGGCCACCGCTTACGCGCTCGGCAGGAACGCAACAGCGGAAGATGGCCGCCTGGTGCAAAAGCTGTTTTCGTCGGTCGGCCTGGCCTTTCAACTCAAGGAATCTCTGCTCGACGCCGTGACGGGTCTCAGCGGCAGCGGTCCGGCGTACGTTTATACGATCATCGAAGCGTTCAGCGATGGGGGCGTGGCTTCGGGACTACCACGTGACGTGGCCACGAGGCTTGCTGCGCAAACCGTGCTCGGCAGCGCGAAAATGGTTCTGGAGACCGGCCAGCATCCGGGCGCGCTCAAGGATATGGTCGCGAGCCCGGGCGGGACTACCATTGAGGGTCTGCACGAATTGGAGAAAGGCGGTCTGCGCGCAGCCCTCATGAACGCCGTTCGTGCCGCGACGGAAAAGTCGAAAAAACTGGGCCAGGGGTGA
- the rpmE gene encoding 50S ribosomal protein L31 → MKADIHPKYVDAEIRCACGNVIKTRSTKQTILIGICNVCHPFYTGQQKFVDTAGRVDKFQQRLAKTQAAQATAAAAAKKKKK, encoded by the coding sequence ATGAAAGCTGACATTCATCCGAAGTATGTGGACGCGGAAATACGGTGCGCGTGCGGCAACGTCATCAAGACCCGCTCCACGAAACAGACGATTTTGATCGGCATCTGCAACGTCTGCCACCCCTTCTATACGGGCCAGCAAAAGTTTGTTGATACCGCCGGCCGGGTGGACAAATTCCAGCAGCGTCTCGCCAAGACGCAGGCAGCCCAGGCAACAGCCGCCGCTGCCGCAAAAAAGAAAAAGAAGTAG
- a CDS encoding HAD-IA family hydrolase produces MNPKSPKGIIFDCDGTLADTMPLHWRAWSAIAQRHRLHFPEDRFYALGGVPTRDILKMLSREQGVPIDHIAVAHEKENEYLPLLHQVEPVNAVVAVAREHHGKIPLAVASGGTKKIITQVLEHLGIVKLFDAIVTSEDVPRQKPAPDIFLEAARRIGVPPQFCRAYEDTELGLQAIKAAGMEAVDVRKLLVKL; encoded by the coding sequence ATGAATCCTAAATCCCCAAAAGGAATCATCTTCGACTGCGATGGCACGCTGGCCGACACCATGCCGCTGCACTGGCGCGCCTGGTCGGCCATCGCGCAACGTCACCGACTGCATTTTCCGGAAGACCGTTTCTACGCACTGGGCGGCGTGCCGACGCGTGATATTCTGAAAATGTTGAGCCGGGAGCAGGGCGTGCCGATTGATCACATCGCCGTCGCGCACGAGAAAGAGAACGAGTATCTGCCACTGTTGCATCAGGTGGAGCCGGTCAACGCGGTCGTGGCCGTGGCGCGCGAGCATCACGGAAAAATTCCCCTGGCCGTGGCATCAGGGGGCACGAAGAAAATCATCACGCAAGTGCTCGAACATCTCGGCATCGTGAAACTGTTCGATGCGATTGTGACCAGCGAGGACGTTCCTCGCCAGAAACCCGCCCCCGACATTTTCCTCGAAGCGGCGCGCCGCATCGGTGTGCCGCCGCAATTCTGCCGCGCTTACGAAGACACCGAACTGGGCTTGCAGGCGATCAAAGCCGCCGGAATGGAAGCGGTGGATGTGCGTAAACTGCTCGTGAAGCTATGA
- the prfA gene encoding peptide chain release factor 1 codes for MDLRPYLEKFSARLSEVEGALSDPKVFANRQRFQELSKEYARLKELAAHGSAYLKTVVDLAANRELLDSEAADSEIAQMAKEEITRLEAVEKCLALDVQRGLVPPDPADSRNTIIEVRAGAGGSESALFAADLYRMYSRYAESRGWKLETLDSSPSDLGGFKEIIFSVSGQDVFKRLKYESGVHRVQRVPATEAQGRIHTSTATVAVLPEAEEVDVQLKPEELEITVCRASGPGGQGVNTTDSAVQILHKPSGLIVRCADGRSQQKNKQQAFTVLRSRLLEQRVTEENAKYAAQRKAQVGTGERNERIRTYNFPQNRVTDHRIELTLHNLPAIIDGDIDGLIEPLMAHDLEERLVALKL; via the coding sequence ATGGATTTGCGACCGTACCTGGAGAAATTCTCCGCACGATTGTCCGAGGTTGAAGGGGCGTTGAGCGATCCAAAAGTGTTCGCAAACCGCCAGCGCTTCCAGGAATTGTCGAAGGAATACGCGCGGCTGAAGGAACTCGCGGCGCACGGTTCGGCGTATTTGAAAACCGTGGTCGATCTGGCGGCCAATCGCGAACTGCTCGATTCAGAGGCGGCAGACTCCGAGATCGCGCAAATGGCAAAAGAGGAAATCACGCGACTCGAAGCCGTGGAGAAATGCCTTGCGTTGGACGTGCAGCGGGGCCTTGTGCCGCCCGACCCCGCCGATTCACGCAACACCATCATCGAAGTCCGCGCCGGGGCGGGAGGCTCGGAGTCGGCGCTGTTCGCCGCCGACCTTTACCGCATGTACAGCCGTTACGCTGAATCGCGCGGCTGGAAGCTGGAGACACTGGATTCCAGTCCCTCCGACCTCGGAGGGTTCAAGGAAATCATTTTCAGCGTCAGCGGGCAGGATGTGTTCAAACGCTTGAAATACGAAAGCGGCGTCCACCGCGTTCAACGCGTCCCGGCAACCGAGGCGCAGGGCCGCATCCACACCAGCACCGCAACCGTGGCCGTGCTGCCGGAAGCCGAAGAGGTGGACGTGCAACTCAAACCCGAGGAACTGGAGATCACGGTCTGCCGCGCTTCCGGCCCCGGCGGCCAGGGGGTCAATACGACGGACTCCGCGGTGCAAATCCTTCACAAGCCCAGCGGATTGATTGTTCGTTGCGCCGATGGCCGCTCGCAGCAAAAGAACAAACAGCAGGCGTTCACCGTGTTGCGCTCGCGATTACTCGAACAGCGTGTTACCGAGGAAAACGCGAAGTACGCGGCGCAGCGCAAGGCGCAAGTCGGCACCGGTGAACGCAACGAACGCATCCGCACCTATAATTTCCCGCAAAACCGCGTGACCGATCACCGCATCGAACTGACGCTTCACAATCTGCCCGCTATCATTGACGGCGACATTGACGGCCTCATCGAGCCGTTGATGGCACACGACCTGGAGGAGCGGCTGGTCGCATTGAAATTGTGA
- a CDS encoding MFS transporter, protein MEPGPHTEPLPSPSGDGGQEGAYAILRNRDFSLYLIARFIAALGAQMQAGAVNWELYERTHSPLMLGLIGLTQMAPMVLFFLPAGHVADNHNRKRTILATILLAALSSVGLALVSAFRAEVFWIFCCMFAGGVGRTFLWPASQAFLPQLVPRRVFSRAVTWNTGAFHLSSVIGPAVGGGLIALTHHAAIVYAINAVATLICLGLIALVRSRQAPIVKEEISLARILAGFKFVYRTKIIFGTITLDLFAVLLGGATALLPAYAKDILHVGPGGLGWLQAALPLGSVASAFYLTHRRPLQKAGQALLWSVIVFGLATVAFGLSKHFWFSLAMLFLCGAVDNVSVVVRHTLVQLLTPDAMRGRVSAVNSLFIGTSNQLGECESGTVAHLFGPAMGNAISTGAIISVVSGGIGTILVVIAVALIWPEIRKYGRLDGSA, encoded by the coding sequence ATGGAACCCGGTCCGCATACGGAGCCGCTGCCGTCGCCGTCAGGTGACGGCGGGCAAGAGGGCGCATACGCCATTCTCCGCAACCGCGATTTTTCCCTGTACTTGATTGCTCGGTTTATCGCGGCCCTAGGAGCGCAGATGCAGGCGGGCGCGGTCAATTGGGAACTCTACGAGCGAACACATTCGCCGTTGATGCTCGGTCTGATCGGCCTGACCCAAATGGCGCCGATGGTTCTATTTTTTCTTCCAGCGGGACATGTGGCCGACAATCACAACCGCAAACGCACGATTCTCGCGACGATCCTTCTTGCTGCGCTGTCGAGCGTGGGTCTGGCGCTGGTTTCCGCGTTTCGGGCCGAGGTGTTCTGGATCTTCTGTTGCATGTTCGCAGGAGGAGTCGGGCGCACTTTTCTTTGGCCCGCCAGCCAGGCGTTCCTGCCACAGCTTGTCCCGCGCAGAGTTTTTTCCCGCGCCGTGACGTGGAACACCGGGGCGTTTCACTTGTCCTCGGTGATCGGCCCGGCCGTGGGGGGCGGGCTGATTGCGCTGACGCACCATGCCGCGATCGTTTATGCAATCAACGCGGTGGCGACCCTGATTTGCCTGGGACTGATCGCGCTCGTGCGCAGCCGCCAGGCCCCCATCGTGAAGGAAGAAATATCCCTCGCTCGTATTCTCGCGGGGTTTAAATTCGTCTATCGTACCAAAATCATTTTCGGGACGATCACGCTCGATTTGTTCGCGGTGCTGTTGGGTGGCGCGACAGCGTTGTTGCCCGCCTACGCGAAAGACATTTTGCATGTCGGGCCTGGCGGGCTTGGCTGGCTGCAGGCGGCGCTTCCGCTTGGGTCGGTGGCGTCTGCATTTTATCTCACTCACCGCCGCCCCCTGCAAAAGGCCGGGCAGGCGCTGCTTTGGTCCGTGATCGTGTTCGGGCTGGCGACGGTCGCGTTTGGCCTTTCGAAGCATTTCTGGTTTTCGCTCGCGATGCTGTTTCTCTGCGGAGCGGTCGACAACGTCAGCGTCGTGGTCCGCCATACCCTGGTGCAATTGCTCACTCCCGACGCAATGCGCGGACGGGTCTCCGCCGTGAACAGCCTGTTCATAGGCACCTCCAATCAGTTGGGCGAATGTGAATCCGGCACGGTCGCCCATCTTTTTGGACCAGCGATGGGAAACGCGATTTCAACCGGGGCAATCATATCCGTGGTCTCGGGCGGCATAGGCACAATCCTCGTCGTCATTGCCGTCGCGTTGATCTGGCCTGAGATTCGCAAGTACGGACGATTGGATGGGTCAGCGTAG
- a CDS encoding AI-2E family transporter — MDFPPPTSRQARVIWLAVTALAVAVIIAVVAGAVWGLGKVLGLLSPVLWPLAVAGVIAYLLDPVVDFIERHGVPRTRAILCVFALAAVIVLALFGSVVPQIVRETRDLARKIPSYVVRVHHKAQDWINNPPKILQKFLKISPDTNAGTNALSTTNAETSLTNAPAAPDSSPEAPSIWSSALDTGTLQSATGWLAKALPRVGSWLFGQVSRVASIFGVLAGLALIPVYAFYFLLEKEGIESKWTDYLPIAKSDFKDELVFVLRSINDYLIAFFRGQVIVALCDGILYTIGFFIVGLPYAFLLGVMATVLTMIPFLGAITTCVMALIIAFAQFGDWPHLLGVLGVFAVVQTLEGLVISPKIMGDRVGLHPLAIIIAVMAGTTLLGGLLGGILAIPLTAALRVIMFRYVWKKREA; from the coding sequence ATGGACTTCCCGCCGCCCACATCCAGGCAAGCCCGAGTGATCTGGCTGGCCGTCACCGCGCTGGCTGTGGCAGTCATTATCGCAGTCGTGGCGGGCGCGGTTTGGGGACTCGGCAAGGTTCTGGGGTTGCTTTCGCCCGTGCTCTGGCCGCTGGCGGTCGCGGGAGTCATCGCCTATTTGCTCGATCCGGTGGTGGACTTCATTGAACGTCACGGTGTGCCGCGCACCCGGGCCATCCTGTGTGTGTTCGCGCTGGCGGCGGTGATCGTGCTCGCGTTGTTCGGCAGTGTCGTACCGCAAATCGTCCGCGAAACACGCGACCTGGCCAGGAAGATTCCCAGCTACGTCGTCCGTGTACACCACAAGGCTCAGGATTGGATCAACAACCCGCCGAAAATCCTCCAAAAGTTTTTGAAAATTTCGCCCGACACCAATGCCGGCACGAATGCGCTCAGCACAACTAACGCCGAGACAAGTCTCACCAACGCGCCTGCGGCTCCGGACTCTAGCCCGGAAGCGCCTTCGATCTGGAGCAGCGCGCTCGACACCGGGACATTACAGTCCGCCACAGGCTGGCTGGCGAAGGCACTGCCAAGGGTCGGTTCATGGCTGTTCGGCCAGGTTTCGAGGGTTGCGTCCATCTTCGGCGTGCTAGCAGGACTGGCGTTGATCCCGGTTTACGCCTTTTATTTTCTCCTCGAAAAGGAAGGCATCGAAAGCAAATGGACGGATTATCTGCCGATCGCGAAGTCGGATTTCAAGGATGAACTGGTCTTTGTGCTCCGCTCCATCAACGACTACCTCATCGCCTTCTTCCGCGGACAGGTCATCGTCGCCTTGTGCGACGGTATTCTCTACACGATCGGTTTTTTTATTGTCGGCCTGCCCTACGCTTTTCTGCTCGGCGTCATGGCGACGGTGCTGACCATGATCCCGTTCCTAGGAGCGATCACTACGTGCGTCATGGCGTTGATCATCGCGTTCGCGCAATTCGGCGACTGGCCGCACCTGCTCGGCGTCCTGGGTGTGTTTGCCGTCGTCCAAACGCTCGAAGGACTGGTCATCTCGCCAAAGATCATGGGCGACCGTGTCGGACTGCATCCGCTGGCCATCATCATAGCCGTCATGGCTGGCACGACACTGCTGGGGGGATTACTCGGCGGCATTCTGGCCATCCCGCTGACGGCGGCGCTCCGCGTGATCATGTTTCGCTACGTGTGGAAGAAACGGGAAGCTTGA